The segment GGGCGCGAACTTCAGAAGCGTCGCCGAACTTAGTCAGGCCATTGACGCTTTCGTCGCCGCCTACCTGCCCAATGCCAAGCCGTTCAAGTGGCGCAAGCGCGAGGTCAAGGGAAGCCAACTCATAAATACTATCATTAATCTACGCAATTAAGCACTAGAATCGTGTGGGCCAGTTCGGCGACGCTCATCGACTGGCCGTAGCCGGCGTTGAACACACCGGTCACACCGGGACGTTCTGCAAGAAAGGCGAGGGCGCCGACGATGTCCTTCACATAGATAAAGTCACGGGTCTGCCCGCCGTCGCCAAAAATGGTGATCGGCTCGTGCGCGACCGCCTTCTGGATAAAAATCGGCACCGCCGCCGCGTAAGCGCCTCGCGGGTCCTGACGCGGGCCGAAGACGTTGAAGAAGCGCAGAGCGGCGGTTTCGAGCAGGCCCTCGCGTGCATAGAGGGCACAGTAGTATTCACCGTCGAGTTTGGTGATGCCGTAGGGGCTGCGCGGGTCCGGCACCATGGTTTCCACTTTGGGCTGCTCCGGGTTTTCGCCATACACGGCGGCAGTGCTCGCAAAGCAGAGTTTTTTCACGCCGTGATTCTTGCACGAGGCCAAGACATTGAGAAGTCCGTGGATATTGATATCCACGGTCTGGAGTTTGGCCCCAAAAGCAGGTGGATGCGAAGCGGCCGGAGGCCCGGTTACGCAGCGCGGAAGAGTGCTTCAGCCAAGAAGGGTGGCGCTTTTGATGAGTTCGTGGAGGGAGGGTCGGTCGACGTGAAGTCGGAGAAACTCTCTGGGGCGATCTGGTCGGCCCAGCATTCGCTGCGCAGGGTGCGCAAGAGGTCCCCCGTGGAACTGGTCGCAGGCGAGGCGCCCGAAGAGTGCGTGCGCCATTTGGGCGGGCGAAGATGCGGCGGCGGATCAGGGGTTTGCCCCGCAGGATCGCCGAAGAGCAGGGCGGCGATTAACAACAGCGCATAGGCGGCGACGGTGGCGGCGGGTTGGTTGCGGTTGGAGGCGGCGGTGCGCAGTTGTGCCTGGCCGGTGCCGATCAGGGTTTTCTCATCCCGGAAGTTTCCCTCGATGACCCAACGCCAGAGGTAATACTGGAGTTGGTCACCCACGGGCATATCCGGGTCGGTGCAAACCAAGAAGGCAGGCTGGCGATAGAGCAGCTTCGAGCCTGCGCGCAATCGGTAGCCCACCGGGGCGATCACCATGACTTGCAACGGGAGCGTCGCCCCGGCTTTACGCCACAGCACCGGCCCGAGGGTCTTGATTTTAAAGGTGTGCTTTTTTCCGGCCGCATAAGCCTCGACGCTTTGCCAGGCCACGGTGTCGTCGGTGCGCAGCTCTTCCGGGGTCTGGACCGGCGCGCCATAGACCGGCGGGCGACCGGTGGCCGCGGGTGGTCCAGGCAGGGCGTTGAGCACGGCGTCCCGGCGGATCCGGCCGATATAAACGGTCTTGGCGGGCAGGCCCTTGAGTACGACCGCATTGGTGTAACTGCCATCGCCGGCGACCACCAGTTTGCGCGTGTCTGGCAGCGCCTGGCGAAGCTGCTGGATGCGGGCGAGCGCGACGACATTAAGCCGCTGCTGTTTTTTCTTCTCCGTGTACTGCTGAACCTCGTCGGTAGTGGCTTTTTTACCCGGCTTTGGCGGCGTCGGCGCGTGGGTGAAATCCACCGGAATCATCCGGGCGTGTCCGTCGGAACCAGGCCAGGCCGCAGAGAGTTGCACATAGCGCTGGCCGCGCACCAGGTTGGTTTGGAACGCGGGGCCGAGCGGATCGCGTTTCCAGCCGACGCCGTCGATCTTGACCCCGGTTTTGCGTACCAGGGTGTCATCGATGGCGGCCACCAACGGGGTAAGCGCCGGCAGGTTTACCTCAAGCTCATGGAGGACCGTGCGGAAAAGCCCCGCCGGCTTCACCCGGTCACGCGAATACAACCGGTAGTCGGCCGTCCAGTCCTGCTGGGCACGCCCGCACAGACAAATCAGGTTGGTAAGAGTCCCCCGGCACGGTGAAACCAGTGCCGCCATGAGATGCCCCTGCAGTCTCCGGGCGCACTCGGGGGCGGCGCAAGCCGCAGCACAAGCCCGTTTCATAAGTCGTCCCAGCCGATCGGATAAACCCAACTGGACTTTTTTTTAACGCCTACGTCCACCAGCTCGGGCGTGACCGGCATAACGGGCGCGACCAGACTGCGTGAGAGGACCAAATGATGCGCGTCGGTGACGGTCCACTCGACGGCCTCCGACTTGGCGAACCCCATCGTCTGGGCGATGGAAGCGGGTAATGTCACATACCACTGCTCACTGTTTTTGCGGATGATGCGCTGAACTTTGGTGGTGGTGCTCATGGTCCGACACCATCGTTCATGGCCACGCTTTTTCCCATGGGCCCGACGCCCCATTTATCTCTACGGCCTTCTCCGGGCCAACTAGTCAGAGGCCAAACTCCAGCCTCGGCTTTGCCGAGTGTATCGATCAGGCGGGAAAACGGTAGCGGCGTGTTGATGAACATGTCCGCCATCCGGCCGTAATCGCGCTCGATTTCGGCCACTCGATGGGCTGGCGGAACGAGGCGTAAACTGCCCGGTATCGCCAAGTCGTAGTGCGCCCAGCTCGATGCGAAAAAACGGCTTTTGTGACGAACGACCCGAGCCAGCACATCAAAGCGAGTCAGGGCCGCTGCACTGGTTGGATGCGTCAGCAGGGCGGCAAAATCGGAGTAGTGCCGCGAGAAGCGGTCGCGCATCGGCTGTTCGGCCGGCCGGTGGTATTCAGCATGAAGGATGGTCGCCTTTTCCCAGAACGTGCGCTCCACCTCCAAGGCGACGACGCCACCATCGGGGGCGACCATTTCATGCGGGAATTCCTCCGCCACGATGGAGCGGACCGTGTGGTTTCCGGTGGGCTGTTGATCGGTGAGGGAGCCAAACTCGACCTTCACCTCAGGCCGCACGTAGGTCTCGTAAGGCACGGCGACCGGATAATGAAACAGAATGACCGGCGAATGGGTGGCCGGATCGATGATGGCTTCGATTTTCCATGAGCGAGCAGGTAGGTTGCCCAGTTGCACCGAGAGCGCTTCGGTAATCAGCGGGGCGATTTGGTCGCGCACAATCTCGGCACAGCGCGCCTCCAGTTGCTTTTGATTTTTATCGCGCTGTGTGCGCGAGGCCGCGTCCTCCAAGGTGGATTCGGCGATGCCGAGGAAGGCAGGGCTGAGCGAAAGGTCGATGTCCTCCGAGAAACGGGCGATGATGTTAAAAACCTTCGAGAGGGAGGTGCCTCCTTTAAAGACCAGGTGCGGTCGCAGGGTGGGCAGAGCGAAAATTTCACGCAGCAACCAGCACACCCAGAAATCTTTTTCCACGAGCCAGGGGCGCACGCCACGACGGGCGGCCGCTTCGGTGAAAAACGCGGTATGATCGGCTACGGGGAGGCGGGCAAAGTTACGCATGGTCGGAATCCTCGGCGATGGAGCGCAGCTGCGGGCGCATCCATGCCGGGGCGAATTGGCTATCTTTGAGTAAATTTTTTCGGTCGGCCTCCGTGAGCACGGTGCGCAGGGTGGTGATCCGTTCTGGGGTGATGTGGTCTTTGCCGACATGCCGCAGGGCCTGAATGACCGTGCCGCTCAGCCGCCCGCTCGTTTCCAAGTTGCGAGGAGTCGTTCGCCGAAATCGGATTTCTTGCCGACCGATCTTAACCAAACGAGTTGGACCGTCGGTTAGGAAGACGATTTTGGCGGGCACCTGTTCGGAAAGACGGAGGAGGTTGGCTGCATACGCGCCCGAGGGGAGCAGGCGTATGCGGTCGCTACCGACAAGGGCTTGAGCGATGGCGGCGGGATCGGGCGATAGCAGCCCGATACGCGGATGGGACTTGGGGTAGTCATAGAGCCCCCGAGTGAGCTTGCGGATTTTGCCCTGCGCGACCAACCGACCAAGCACGACACCGACGACACGAGGGTCGCCAAGATCGGCAAACGCTTTGGGGGTGAAGACCCACCCCCTGCCGTTGCCATTTATTCGTGCTAATAGCTTTTTTGATGACACTTGGGTAACCGTTATAGTCATCATATGTTGAAAAAACACCCTATTATTTTCAACAAAAACTTTACGATTCATCGGTGGATACAGGCTTGATGCGTATTTCTTGAATGAAAGGAGCCTTGGCGGATGGTCCCAGAATGAGCGCGTCGGTCTCCGGCCGGGCGATCAACGCTTGGCCAATACCGGAAGAAAGGACGCAAAACACCTCGTAGAGGCGTTTACCTTTAACCGTGATTTTATGGGAGGCGTAATCCAGTTCGAGAATGGTTTCATCGTTGGAAAGCGTGAAACCGAGCAGGGTGGCATACGGCAGCGATAGCCGTTCGCGCGGGGTTTCGAAGCGCAGGAAGCCGACGGAGTGATCGCTCGTGACGTAGCATTCGGCGAGTGGCATGGATTATTTGGCCTCCTGCTTTGGTGCGGAGGATTGGGTTGGGGCGTCTGTTTTGAGGCCGAGGGACCGCGATGATGATGGTTGGGCCGGGTGAAGATAATGGAGACAGGCCAGAGCGAGTTCGCGGCCATGCGCGATGCCGTTTGTCCAGAAGGACCGGAGTTCGTGCACCGTGGTCTTGATTCGTGCACGGGCGGAAGTGGGAGGCGACGAGAGGGTGCGGGAAAATTCGGTAGCGCTGATGCGGTCTTCGCTTTTCAAGCGTGATGCATCCAGCAGCGCCTTGCGATCAGGCGTGTAGATGCGGATTTTCTCCCGTCCGCGCGTCGATGCGACGTAGAGACCTTCGCGGCTGATGGGGTTGGTCATGAAGACCGCATCCACCGTCATGCCTTGGGACGCGTGCGAAGTGAGGGCGTAAGCGTGAACGACCTCACGGCTGAGAAGGGTTGCTCCATCCGTGAGGTGAATTCGACCAGAGGAATCGACACCGGCTACCGTGACGGTGCTACCGTTGGCAATGCGCCTGAGCTTCCCGTCGGGCATGGCGGCTTGACCGACCGCCCGCAGGCGAAGCTCGTCACCTTTGGCGACGGACAGGGGGCGTTCATCCAGCACGGACCAACTGAGTCCGCTTTGTTTGGGTGAGACGGCGAACTCCGCCCCGTGAGCGGCGCGCACGATCACGCGTTCACCTTCTCGGCGGAGCACGGTGAGTTCGTCGCCTTTTTCAAAATACTTAGTGCCCTTTCGCGCAATGAGGACATGCCCCGTTTCATAATTTTGGACGTCCTTGTTTTGGGCGCGGGTCCAATCCTTCGGCCAGAGCGAACGAACTGTGTGATCATCGCCTTTTAAAATCTTGGCCGCTCTGAGGCGTTCTCGTGCGGTTTGATTGAGTACGAGGATTTCATCCCACGTCGGTGCGACCATGAGCCCGGTCTTGGGTGCGGTGTGCCGTGGTCCAGTGGTGTGGACGGTTTCAAACCATTCATCGACCATGCGCGAGCGGCGCTCGTGGGCGTCGTGTATTTCCACAATGGCGTCCATCGCATCGAGGCGAGCCAGACCGCCATGAAGATTACCGGAAGCCAAGGCGGTGGCGGCTCGCAGATAGGCTGGGTTTTTGGACTGGCGGCGCATTTCGCTGATTTCGGCGACCGTGATACGACTTTCGCGTTCGACCAGGCGTGCGGCTGCACTGGCCTCCACGCTGGTATGTTGCGCGGCGTCACCCACAAGAAGGAGTCGGCACGAGTGATTCTGTGAAAGGGCGATCAACCGGGTCAGATCATGAGTTGAAAGCAGGCCGTATTCGTCGATGACCAAGACCTTTCCGTGAATGGTCGTTTGGAGGGCGGAATCGATGAGTAGGCGCTGAACGGTATTGGTGGTGGATAGTGCCTGAGCGGCGGCACCATGGCCGACCGTCTTCTGTTGCGCACCGTCGCGTCGGAGGATTTCCACCGCCTTGGTGCTGGGGGCGAAACAGACGGTTTCGCGACCGGCAGACGCGCATCCTTCGATAATCGCAGCCAGGGAGTGCGTCTTGCCGGTGCCGGCCTTCCCGCGTAGTGCCATGACTTGATCGCGGCAATCGAGCAGGCGTTGCACGGCTTCGCTTTGCTCCTGACTCAACTGGGTCACGGTTGGCATGCGGCCTAGTGGTAGTTCGCTTCCAATCCCGATATGAATTGCGGCGATGAGAGATTTTTCGTGCTGGATCGCTTCAGCCGTAGATACGCGGCCATCGACCACCAGCAGGCCATTTTGACCGTGGGTAATCGCGTTTTTGATATCGGCCAGCGTGTGGTGTCCGTAGCCGGACCGGAACACCTCGGCGGTGAGCGTGTGATCTTCGACCACCGCTTGCCGTTCGAAAACGTGTTCCTTGGCGTGCACAAGACAGTCCTTTAAACTTGGAACGTGCGCGACAATGGGTGCCGTGGCGGACTCACGCAGGCGACGCAGGGCCGTTAATTCGGACGCACTGACTTGGCCGAGCTGATGTGAGCGGACTTCCTCGGGCGACAGCTCCTTGAGCTTCCGTTGCCGGGTTTCTCGGACGAGAATGGCCACTTCGTCGTGGGTCAAGGTGCGCCCGAGTTCGAATTCCCGTTTACCGATGGCGGCATCACGATCTTGCGACCGTTTGGAGAAGCGGGCGATAAGCTCGGCCGGAATGCCCGCTAGCTCAAAACCATGCTCGGTCTTCTCGATTGAATAGCCCATCGCCATTAATTTCCGGGCCAGCTCATTCCGATAGATTTCGGTGAAATACCGAGCGCGGTCGAAAAGCTTCCCGGCTTCAAGTGCCACCAAGCTACCGTCCAGTGCGTCGCGAGTGACGTTGAAGATGAAGGAGTGGGAATGAAGTTGAGGGTCGAGGGCACGGCTTTCGCCGTGGCGGAAAACGGCGGCGGCGATGCTGCCGGTTGGCACATGGCGCTTGTTAATCGCCTGCCCTGTTTGGCGTGCCGCGTGCCGTTCGACTTCTGTTAAGGTCGCGAGCACGGCGGCATCATGGGCTTCGATTAGTCGGGAGTCTTCACCGATAAAGGCCTGAATTGAAACCGATTTCGGTGCAGAAAAAACAGCGTCACAGCCAGCCCGGCGTTCAGCTGCCATCCGCTGTGACAGTTGTTCACCGGTGACCGCATGAGCGTTTTGAGAGAGCGCAGTGAAGGCATCATCCGAGATGCTGGTCCCTGCCGTGAGGCCGACCTTTGCGCACAGATTTCCGTAGCACATGCCTTCGATTTTTAGGTCCTCGGAATAGTAGTCGGCCTGACGCAGATACTGACCAAGCGCATGACCGTGGTCCTTACAGGTTCGGATGGTCAGCATAGAACCCCCACCCATATTTTGGAGACACCAACGTCTGAGCGATTTCGCTTAGATTTTTCCCCTGCCGGTCGCTGGTGTTTTCCTTGGCGGTCCCCATTGGGCGCCCATGATTTCCCCAACGATTTCCCAGTCATGAACGAACCCACCGCCAACGATTCCAAAAAACTTTCCCAGTTAATTGCCCAAGCTAAAGCCGGAAAAACAACCAAGGCGGATGCATTGGATATGCACCGTCGCGTTCTTCTTAAGGAACGAGCGGAGGGGACATCGGTGCGCATCTTGGTTGCGGCGTTGGGCCAAATGGGGACGCACGTTTCAGAGGAGACGCTGCGCTTGTGGTTCGTGAAGCAGGAATCATCCTGCTCGCAGGCTCCGACACCGGAGCCAGTGCGGACTGTGACCAAGCCGAAAGTTTCGGTCAGTGTGCCTGTCAGCATTCGTGTGGTACAGTCGACTTTAACGGGGCCTCGGGTTGCACGGTCAGACATTTAAGCTCCCTCCTTCCGCAGATACCGGAAATCGGGGCAAGGGCGCGTTTGTGCGACAACACGTGCGCGTCGCGTGAACCACCCGCCACGCAGCTTTTTTTGGTGAATAAGGATTTCTTGGTAAGGTTCGTCGTTTTTCAGCTTCTTGCTGCCGACAATCAAAAATCCTGTGACCTGGTAATCGTTCTCCTTTCCTCCGGTTTTTAGATTGTGGGTCGCCTGCGGCGGAAGGGCATCTTCAAGGATCGGCGTTTCACTGTGGGTATTTTTTCCGGATGCGTCTCGCCCATGGGTTTGCTTCGGGACCTCCTTTTGACCGCAAAGTTTCCGCATGTAGTCACCTGTTTCCGGTTCGTTGTTTTGCCAGAAGAGTTTTGTTCGAAGATTTCCGAGGAAGGTTGCGGTGAGGTCGGGTCCGACGGCATCCCTCAGGGCCGGCACATGCTGAGTGACGGCGACGGTTGCGCATTTGGACGAACGGGCTGTTTCCTGAAAACTGACATCGGACCGTAGCAGCGTTTTCTGGCATTCATCCCAAATTATCGCCACCGGACGTTGACTGGGGTGCGATGCCCGCCGCTCCAACATACGCTGGACGCTTAATCGCAGTAGCCCGTTGGCGATTCGACCGATTTCTCGATACTCGTTAACAGGACAGTCACAGAGCAGGATTGCCCC is part of the Opitutus sp. genome and harbors:
- a CDS encoding nucleotidyl transferase AbiEii/AbiGii toxin family protein, with the protein product MRNFARLPVADHTAFFTEAAARRGVRPWLVEKDFWVCWLLREIFALPTLRPHLVFKGGTSLSKVFNIIARFSEDIDLSLSPAFLGIAESTLEDAASRTQRDKNQKQLEARCAEIVRDQIAPLITEALSVQLGNLPARSWKIEAIIDPATHSPVILFHYPVAVPYETYVRPEVKVEFGSLTDQQPTGNHTVRSIVAEEFPHEMVAPDGGVVALEVERTFWEKATILHAEYHRPAEQPMRDRFSRHYSDFAALLTHPTSAAALTRFDVLARVVRHKSRFFASSWAHYDLAIPGSLRLVPPAHRVAEIERDYGRMADMFINTPLPFSRLIDTLGKAEAGVWPLTSWPGEGRRDKWGVGPMGKSVAMNDGVGP
- a CDS encoding NAD-dependent epimerase/dehydratase family protein, which codes for MDINIHGLLNVLASCKNHGVKKLCFASTAAVYGENPEQPKVETMVPDPRSPYGITKLDGEYYCALYAREGLLETAALRFFNVFGPRQDPRGAYAAAVPIFIQKAVAHEPITIFGDGGQTRDFIYVKDIVGALAFLAERPGVTGVFNAGYGQSMSVAELAHTILVLNCVD
- a CDS encoding type IV secretory system conjugative DNA transfer family protein translates to MNSWGLSRLFRSFVSIQVFSCSMNRRWGSDHIWRQAVENMVRHAVTVVFRATDDLLLDDIVSVVKSAPQNLAQAKDPTWCRESKCAQMIESAVNRSGGDRNVQLARSYFLQEFAVYPPDTKNSVLFTFSSGCADVFQREPLHGMFFAGTDYTPEILLDGAILLCDCPVNEYREIGRIANGLLRLSVQRMLERRASHPSQRPVAIIWDECQKTLLRSDVSFQETARSSKCATVAVTQHVPALRDAVGPDLTATFLGNLRTKLFWQNNEPETGDYMRKLCGQKEVPKQTHGRDASGKNTHSETPILEDALPPQATHNLKTGGKENDYQVTGFLIVGSKKLKNDEPYQEILIHQKKLRGGWFTRRARVVAQTRPCPDFRYLRKEGA
- a CDS encoding transposase produces the protein MAALVSPCRGTLTNLICLCGRAQQDWTADYRLYSRDRVKPAGLFRTVLHELEVNLPALTPLVAAIDDTLVRKTGVKIDGVGWKRDPLGPAFQTNLVRGQRYVQLSAAWPGSDGHARMIPVDFTHAPTPPKPGKKATTDEVQQYTEKKKQQRLNVVALARIQQLRQALPDTRKLVVAGDGSYTNAVVLKGLPAKTVYIGRIRRDAVLNALPGPPAATGRPPVYGAPVQTPEELRTDDTVAWQSVEAYAAGKKHTFKIKTLGPVLWRKAGATLPLQVMVIAPVGYRLRAGSKLLYRQPAFLVCTDPDMPVGDQLQYYLWRWVIEGNFRDEKTLIGTGQAQLRTAASNRNQPAATVAAYALLLIAALLFGDPAGQTPDPPPHLRPPKWRTHSSGASPATSSTGDLLRTLRSECWADQIAPESFSDFTSTDPPSTNSSKAPPFLAEALFRAA
- a CDS encoding relaxase domain-containing protein, translating into MLTIRTCKDHGHALGQYLRQADYYSEDLKIEGMCYGNLCAKVGLTAGTSISDDAFTALSQNAHAVTGEQLSQRMAAERRAGCDAVFSAPKSVSIQAFIGEDSRLIEAHDAAVLATLTEVERHAARQTGQAINKRHVPTGSIAAAVFRHGESRALDPQLHSHSFIFNVTRDALDGSLVALEAGKLFDRARYFTEIYRNELARKLMAMGYSIEKTEHGFELAGIPAELIARFSKRSQDRDAAIGKREFELGRTLTHDEVAILVRETRQRKLKELSPEEVRSHQLGQVSASELTALRRLRESATAPIVAHVPSLKDCLVHAKEHVFERQAVVEDHTLTAEVFRSGYGHHTLADIKNAITHGQNGLLVVDGRVSTAEAIQHEKSLIAAIHIGIGSELPLGRMPTVTQLSQEQSEAVQRLLDCRDQVMALRGKAGTGKTHSLAAIIEGCASAGRETVCFAPSTKAVEILRRDGAQQKTVGHGAAAQALSTTNTVQRLLIDSALQTTIHGKVLVIDEYGLLSTHDLTRLIALSQNHSCRLLLVGDAAQHTSVEASAAARLVERESRITVAEISEMRRQSKNPAYLRAATALASGNLHGGLARLDAMDAIVEIHDAHERRSRMVDEWFETVHTTGPRHTAPKTGLMVAPTWDEILVLNQTARERLRAAKILKGDDHTVRSLWPKDWTRAQNKDVQNYETGHVLIARKGTKYFEKGDELTVLRREGERVIVRAAHGAEFAVSPKQSGLSWSVLDERPLSVAKGDELRLRAVGQAAMPDGKLRRIANGSTVTVAGVDSSGRIHLTDGATLLSREVVHAYALTSHASQGMTVDAVFMTNPISREGLYVASTRGREKIRIYTPDRKALLDASRLKSEDRISATEFSRTLSSPPTSARARIKTTVHELRSFWTNGIAHGRELALACLHYLHPAQPSSSRSLGLKTDAPTQSSAPKQEAK